A genomic stretch from Glaciecola nitratireducens FR1064 includes:
- the grpE gene encoding nucleotide exchange factor GrpE, translating into MSDEQNKPVNEHVVEGELVNDDEQPMTADELEQAMNEDENVARIAQLEAALEVANSTIEGQKDAVLRARADMENARRRAEQEVDKARKFALERFAGELLPVLDNLERAIQVADVENEAIKPVIEGVDLTLKSFISIVEKFGMEIVDPQGETFNPELHQAMSMQETTEFAPNSVMAVMQKGYTLNGRLLRPAMVMVSRAASGGVDTQV; encoded by the coding sequence ATGAGTGATGAACAGAATAAACCGGTAAATGAACATGTCGTCGAAGGTGAATTGGTGAATGATGATGAACAGCCAATGACAGCTGATGAATTAGAGCAAGCAATGAACGAAGATGAAAATGTCGCGCGCATTGCTCAGCTTGAAGCTGCGCTTGAAGTAGCTAATAGCACGATAGAAGGACAGAAAGACGCGGTATTGCGTGCTAGAGCAGATATGGAAAATGCTAGACGCCGTGCTGAGCAAGAAGTAGATAAAGCAAGAAAATTCGCGTTAGAGAGATTCGCTGGTGAACTATTACCCGTTCTTGACAATTTAGAACGCGCTATCCAAGTAGCTGATGTTGAAAATGAAGCGATAAAACCCGTCATAGAAGGTGTTGATTTAACGCTTAAATCATTCATCAGTATTGTTGAAAAATTTGGGATGGAAATAGTTGACCCGCAAGGCGAAACGTTCAATCCAGAGTTACACCAGGCAATGTCTATGCAGGAAACTACTGAGTTTGCACCGAATTCAGTAATGGCGGTTATGCAAAAGGGCTATACCTTAAACGGACGCTTGTTGCGCCCGGCTATGGTAATGGTCTCGCGCGCCGCTAGCGGCGGTGTAGACACGCAGGTGTAG
- the dnaK gene encoding molecular chaperone DnaK translates to MGRIIGIDLGTTNSCVAVLDGDKAKVIENSEGDRTTPSIIAYSSEGETLVGQPAKRQAVTNPENTLYAIKRLIGRRFEDEEVQRDIDIMPFKIIKADNGDAWVQANGEKMAPPQISAEILKKMKKTAEDYLGEEVTAAVITVPAYFNDAQRQATKDAGRIAGLEVKRIINEPTAAALAYGMDKKKGDSVVAVYDLGGGTFDISIIEIDDADGEHTFEVLATNGDTHLGGEDFDNRMINYLVEEFKKDQGFDLRKDPLAMQRLKEAGEKAKIELSSAQQTEVNLPYITADASGPKHLAIKVTRAKLESLVEDLVKKSLEPLKQALKDSDLSVSDINDIILVGGQTRMPLVQKYVTEFFGKEPRKDVNPDEAVAVGAAIQGGVLSGDVKDVLLLDVSPLSLGIETMGGVMTTLIEKNTTVPTKKSQTFSTAEDNQSAVTVHVLQGERKQASGNKSLGQFNLEGIRPATRGAPQIEVTFDIDADGILHVSAKDKDTGKEQKITIKANSGLSDEEIEQMVQDAVANKEADAKFEELVQARNQADGMIHGTRTQIEEAGDALPEEDKKTIEEALDALETARKGDDKAEIEAKTQALMEASSKLMEIAQAKAAAEGQGAPEGGETKSGKADDDVVDAEFEEVKDDKK, encoded by the coding sequence ATGGGTAGAATCATTGGTATCGACTTAGGTACAACAAATTCATGTGTCGCAGTGCTAGACGGCGACAAGGCAAAAGTTATTGAAAACTCAGAGGGTGATCGTACTACACCTTCAATCATCGCTTACAGCTCAGAAGGTGAGACGCTTGTTGGTCAACCAGCAAAGCGCCAAGCTGTGACAAACCCAGAAAATACACTTTACGCGATTAAACGTTTAATCGGCCGTCGTTTCGAAGACGAAGAAGTGCAGCGCGATATTGACATCATGCCTTTCAAAATTATCAAAGCTGATAATGGCGACGCTTGGGTTCAAGCAAACGGTGAAAAAATGGCTCCACCACAGATTTCTGCAGAAATTTTGAAAAAGATGAAAAAAACTGCGGAAGATTACCTAGGTGAAGAAGTCACTGCAGCTGTCATTACTGTTCCAGCTTACTTCAATGATGCACAACGCCAAGCAACGAAAGATGCGGGTCGAATTGCAGGGTTGGAAGTGAAACGTATTATTAACGAGCCAACTGCGGCCGCTCTTGCATACGGTATGGACAAGAAGAAAGGCGACAGCGTTGTTGCGGTATACGATTTAGGTGGCGGTACGTTTGATATTTCAATCATTGAAATTGATGATGCAGATGGCGAGCACACTTTTGAAGTATTGGCGACCAACGGTGATACTCACTTAGGTGGGGAAGACTTTGATAACCGCATGATCAATTACTTGGTTGAAGAATTTAAGAAAGATCAAGGTTTCGATTTACGTAAAGACCCGTTAGCGATGCAGCGTTTAAAAGAAGCTGGCGAGAAAGCAAAAATTGAACTGTCTTCTGCACAACAAACAGAAGTTAACTTGCCTTACATTACCGCTGATGCTTCTGGTCCTAAGCATTTAGCGATTAAAGTAACTCGTGCAAAATTAGAGTCATTGGTTGAAGATTTAGTTAAGAAATCACTTGAACCGTTAAAGCAGGCCTTAAAGGATTCTGATTTATCAGTGAGTGATATCAACGATATTATCCTCGTTGGTGGTCAAACACGTATGCCACTGGTCCAGAAGTACGTAACTGAGTTCTTCGGCAAGGAGCCACGTAAAGATGTCAACCCAGATGAAGCGGTTGCTGTTGGTGCTGCGATCCAAGGCGGCGTATTGTCAGGTGATGTGAAAGACGTATTGCTACTCGACGTTTCTCCTCTCTCATTAGGTATTGAGACGATGGGCGGTGTTATGACAACGCTAATTGAAAAAAATACTACGGTACCGACGAAAAAGTCGCAAACGTTCTCAACGGCTGAAGATAACCAATCTGCTGTAACGGTTCATGTTCTTCAAGGTGAGCGTAAGCAAGCATCAGGGAACAAGTCGCTAGGACAATTTAACCTAGAGGGTATACGCCCAGCAACGCGCGGCGCACCTCAAATCGAAGTTACATTCGACATTGATGCAGACGGCATTTTGCATGTTTCAGCAAAAGACAAAGACACAGGTAAAGAGCAAAAGATTACCATCAAAGCTAACTCCGGTTTGAGCGATGAAGAAATCGAGCAAATGGTGCAAGACGCTGTAGCTAATAAAGAAGCGGATGCCAAATTTGAAGAATTGGTGCAGGCTCGTAACCAAGCTGACGGCATGATACACGGAACTCGAACGCAAATTGAAGAAGCTGGCGATGCGTTGCCGGAAGAAGACAAGAAAACGATCGAAGAAGCACTAGATGCCCTAGAAACTGCTCGTAAAGGCGATGACAAAGCGGAAATCGAAGCTAAGACTCAAGCGTTGATGGAAGCGTCTTCAAAGCTAATGGAAATTGCTCAAGCGAAAGCCGCGGCAGAAGGCCAAGGCGCTCCAGAAGGTGGTGAAACAAAGTCTGGAAAAGCTGACGACGATGTTGTTGATGCTGAGTTTGAAGAAGTGAAAGACGACAAAAAATAA